In Solanum stenotomum isolate F172 chromosome 6, ASM1918654v1, whole genome shotgun sequence, one DNA window encodes the following:
- the LOC125867937 gene encoding ubiquitin-conjugating enzyme E2 7-like: MASASPSQASLLLQKQLKDLCKKPVDGFSAGLVDESNLFEWSVTIIGPPETLYEGGFFNAIMSFPQNYPNSPPTVKFTSEVWHPNVYSDGKVCISILHPPGDDPNGYELASERWSPVHTVESIMLSIISMLSSPNDESPANVEAAKEWRDNRDEFKKKVSRCVRRSQEMT; encoded by the exons ATGGCTTCAGCTTCTCCTTCTCAAGCTAGTCTTCTACTTCAGAAACAGCTCAAAG ATCTCTGTAAAAAACCAGTTGATGGATTTTCAGCTGGTTTGGTTGATGAAAGCAACTTATTCGAATGGAGTGTCACCATTATTGGACCCCCGGAAACCTTATA TGAGGGGGGTTTCTTTAATGCTATCATGAGCTTTCCTCAAAATTATCCCAACAGTCCGCCTACGGTTAAATTTACCTCAGAGGTTTGGCATCCTAATG TTTACTCTGATGGAAAGGTCTGCATCTCAATTCTTCACCCCCCTGGTGATGATCCAAATGGTTACGAGCTTGCTAGTGAGCGTTGGTCTCCCGTCCATACG GTGGAGAGCATAATGTTGAGCATCATATCAATGCTTTCAAGTCCTAATGATGAGTCTCCAGCTAATGTCGAAGCAGCT AAGGAATGGAGAGACAACAGAGATGAATTCAAGAAAAAGGTTAGTCGTTGTGTAAGACGGTCCCAAGAAATGACGTAA
- the LOC125867931 gene encoding uncharacterized protein LOC125867931 — translation MKSLSSVGLALSVVFGCLLLALIAELYYLLWWKNRILKTNLEDGYSNSSKAREFCYMFCGKPSTTSLTTPNALKSQEICSSDTQLVHEPTQLQLGSNVDSSSDFWFKPFGDDTMDNEFMGLCGPPRFLFTIKEETKEDLESEDGKSKSRKGSRTRSLSDLCLNVETPFLTPLASPSCFTPPLSPIVMSKNGFNFNPFLESTSDAEFNKFIRSNSSPPPTFQFLRDAENKFCRRFDQNLEVSSSSKMCKDHEENSGPFITLIFPKNREVQHDQHHVQHSSSSSQVLPLASSPPIQQLNQQE, via the coding sequence ATGAAATCTTTAAGCTCAGTGGGACTTGCTTTAAGTGTGGTATTTGGTTGTCTTTTGTTAGCTCTTATTGCTGAGCTCTACTACTTGTTATGGTGGAAAAATAGGATTCTTAAAACAAATCTTGAAGATGGTTATAGCAATAGTAGCAAAGCAAGAGAGTTTTGTTATatgttttgtggtaaaccttcAACAACTTCTTTGACTACCCCCAATGCTTTAAAATCCCAAGAAATTTGTTCATCTGATACACAATTAGTCCATGAACCAACACAACTTCAACTTGGGTCAAATGTGGATTCAAGTAGTGATTTTTGGTTCAAACCCTTTGGAGATGACACAATGGATAATGAGTTTATGGGACTTTGTGGACCACCAAGATTTTTGTTTACTATCAAAGAGGAAACTAAAGAGGATTTGGAGTCTGAAGATGGTAAATCCAAGAGTAGAAAAGGATCAAGAACTAGAAGTTTGAGTGATTTGTGTCTAAATGTTGAAACTCCTTTTTTAACACCACTTGCTTCACCTTCTTGTTTTACTCCACCTTTAAGTCCTATTGTTATGTCAAAAAATGGTTTCAATTTCAACCCTTTTCTTGAATCAACAAGTGATGCTGAGTTCAACAAGTTTATAAGGTCTAATTCTTCACCTCCACCAACATTTCAATTCTTGAGGGATGCAGAAAACAAGTTTTGTAGAAGATTTGATCAAAATCTTGAAGTTTCATCAAGTTCAAAGATGTGTAAAGATCATGAGGAGAATAGTGGACCATTCATTACACTCATTTTCCCTAAGAACAGAGAGGTACAACATGATCAGCATCATGTACAACACTCATCAAGCTCTTCACAAGTACTACCTTTAGCTTCTTCACCTCCAATCCAACAGCTCAACCAGCAAGAGTAA
- the LOC125867927 gene encoding geranylgeranyl transferase type-1 subunit beta, with translation MAEEDNEFLSLSDLESELDSIPIPMFFDRNRHICYLEMMLELLPSPYQSQEINRLTLAYFVVCGLDILRSLDRVDKEGVINWVLSLKAHPQDEADLSNGQFYGFHGSRSSQFQPNDYGNALPNCSHLASTYCALSILKTLGYDFSLLDSMSIIKSMKNLQQHDGSFMPIHSGAETDLRFVYCAAAISSMLENWSGIDKEKAKEYIINCQSYDGGFGLTPSSESHGGATFCAVASLRLMGLIEDDILSKNVSSCFINVPLLLDWCLQRQAATDGGFQGRLNKATDTCYAFWVGGVLKILGAHKFIDHEGLRKFLFTCQSQYGGFGKTPEQLPDLYHAYYGFCAFSLLEEPDLNSICTELGTTIGPVQLL, from the exons ATGGCGGAGGAAGATAATGAGTTTCTGAGCTTATCCGATCTAGAATCTGAGCTAGATTCAATCCCTATCCCTATGTTCTTCGACAGAAATCGCCATATTTGTTATTTAGAGATGATGCTTGAGCTACTACCTTCACCTTACCAATCGCAGGAGATCAATCGCCTCACTCTTGCTTACTTCGTCGTCTGCGGTCTCGATATCCTTCGCTCTCTCGATCGC GTTGACAAAGAAGGGGTGATTAATTGGGTTTTATCACTGAAAGCTCATCCGCAAGACGAAGCTGACTTGAGCAATG GACAATTTTATGGGTTCCATGGTTCTAGAAGTTCTCAGTTTCAACCAAATGACTATGGG AATGCACTCCCAAATTGCAGTCATTTGGCAAGTACTTACTGTGCACTAtccatattgaagactcttggcTATGATTTTTCACTACTGGATTCCATGTCAATCATCAAATCAATGAAAAATCTTCAGCAACATGATGGGAG CTTTATGCCCATTCATAGTGGGGCAGAGACAGACCTCCGCTTTGTATATTGTGCAG CGGCAATCTCTTCCATGTTGGAAAACTGGAGTGGCATTGACAAAGAGAAAGCCAAAGAGTACATAATAAACTGTCAG TCATACGATGGTGGCTTTGGTTTAACTCCTAGTTCAGAATCACATG GTGGTGCCACTTTTTGTGCGGTTGCATCTCTCAGATTGATGGGATTAATTGAAGATGATATATTATCGAAGAATGTATCCTCTTGTTTCATAAACGTGCCCTTGCTTCTAGACTGGTGCCTACAG AGACAGGCAGCGACTGATGGTGGATTCCAAGGTAGACTAAACAAAGCTACTGACACCTGTTATGCTTTCTG GGTGGGAGGAGTTCTAAAGATCTTAGGGGCTCACAAGTTCATCGACCATGAAGGCTTACGTAAATTTCTTTTCACCTGTCAATCCCAG TATGGTGGTTTTGGTAAGACTCCGGAGCAGCTGCCAGATCTTTATCATGCCTATTATGGATTTTGTGCATTTAGTCTGTTAGAGGAACCCGACCTCAATTCAATCTGCACTGAACTGGGTACAACAATTGGACCTGTGCAGCTGCTATGA
- the LOC125867930 gene encoding dof zinc finger protein DOF3.6 — MAFSSIPFYLDPPNWHHEQGNHHHQQQQQLGVTNGNSSQLSPAVLPPPEAATSPGGGGGPAGSIRSGSITERARLAKITQPETALNCPRCESTNTKFCYFNNYNLSQPRHFCKTCRRYWTRGGALRNVPVGGGCRRNNKRSSSKRTRSSKSPIRSERSRNVPIITSNSTTTITFPSHFPPPSTHLSFLNTPFHNFNHFNSTQNGLNFGEIQPHEGDATFVDQFRHQQMQQFSFFSPLEQPSNLYPIYSEFGISHHDLENVKVEENKSSTSTQGMNLQRNNNLGVNQFWTNYNISSTSTSQLL, encoded by the exons ATGGCTTTCTCATCTATTCCTTTCTATCTAGATCCTCCCAATTGGCATCATGAG CAAggaaatcatcatcatcaacaacaacaacaactcgGTGTTACTAATGGGAACTCCTCTCAACTCTCGCCAGCTGTTTTGCCACCTCCAGAAGCAGCAACATCACCAGGAGGAGGTGGTGGTCCAGCTGGCTCAATTAGGTCTGGCTCGATAACAGAACGAGCCAGGCTAGCAAAGATAACACAACCAGAGACGGCCTTAAACTGTCCACGTTGTGAGTCCACAAACACTAAGTTTTGTTACTTCAACAACTACAACCTTTCTCAACCTCGTCATTTTTGCAAGACTTGTCGGAGGTATTGGACTAGAGGTGGCGCTCTGAGGAACGTCCCCGTGGGAGGTGGATGTAGGAGGAACAACAAGAGATCAAGTAGTAAAAGAACTAGATCATCAAAATCCCCAATTAGAAGTGAAAGATCAAGAAATGTCCCAATTATTACTTCTAATAGTACTACTACTATTACTTTTCCTAGCCATTTTCCTCCTCCAAGTACACATTTGTCATTCTTGAATACCCCTTTTCATAATTTCAATCACTTCAATTCTACACAAAATGGTTTGAATTTTGGAGAAATTCAACCTCATGAGGGTGATGCAACATTTGTGGACCAATTTAGACATCAACAAATGcaacaattttctttcttctccccCTTAGAACAACCTAGTAATCTATATCCAATTTATAGTGAATTTGGGATTAGTCATCATGATTTGGAAAATGTGAAAGTGGAAGAgaataaaagtagtactagtACACAAGGGATGAATTTACAAAGAAATAACAATTTGGGGGTAAATCAATTTTGGACAAATTATAATATTTCTAGTACTTCCACTAGCCAACTATTGTGA
- the LOC125867924 gene encoding KIN17-like protein, producing MGKNDFLTPKAIANRIKAKGLQKLRWYCQMCQKQCRDENGFKCHCMSESHQRQMEIFGQNSNRIVGGYSEEFESLFLEHMKRSHRFSRVAATVVYNEYIADRHHVHMNSTEWATLTEFVKYLGKTGKCKVEETPKGWFITYIDRDSETLFKERMKNKRIRADLADEEKQEREIKKQRERAEQLMGAGNMDGVENMDGSVELHPMLREKLETEQKIKLTLGSTSKSVVKERAGSSKSVFDEIDNEKREKGKDSGKNGKRESCPVLDEIMREEEEQKERSNRKDYWLCVGIVVKVMSKALAEKGYYKQKGIVRKVIDKYVGEIEMIETKHVLRVDQEELETVIPQIGGLVRIVNGAYRASNARLLAVDTKNFSARVQIEKGIYDGKVLKAIDYEDISKIAE from the coding sequence ATGGGGAAAAATGATTTCTTGACCCCTAAGGCAATTGCCAACCGAATAAAAGCAAAGGGCTTGCAGAAACTGCGATGGTACTGCCAAATGTGCCAAAAACAATGTCGAGATGAAAATGGATTCAAGTGCCACTGCATGAGTGAGTCTCATCAACGTCAAATGGAAATCTTTGGTCAGAACTCTAATCGCATTGTTGGTGGCTACTCCGAGGAATTTGAGAGCTTATTCCTTGAGCATATGAAGCGTAGTCACCGCTTTAGTCGTGTTGCTGCAACTGTTGTGTACAATGAGTATATAGCTGATCGCCACCATGTCCATATGAATTCTACTGAATGGGCAACATTAACTGAGTTTGTGAAGTACTTGGGAAAAACAGGAAAGTGTAAAGTTGAGGAGACGCCGAAAGGTTGGTTTATTACCTATATTGATCGAGACTCCGAGACTCTCTTcaaagaaagaatgaaaaacaAGAGAATTAGGGCCGACCTAGCAGATGAAGAGAAGCAGGAAAGGGAGATAAAGAAGCAAAGAGAGCGTGCCGAGCAGTTGATGGGTGCGGGAAATATGGATGGTGTGGAAAATATGGATGGTTCTGTGGAGTTGCATCCGATGCTCAGGGAGAAATTGGAGACTGAGCAGAAGATCAAGTTAACATTAGGCTCGACATCAAAATCTGTTGTGAAAGAGAGAGCAGGAAGCTCAAAATCCGTGTTTGATGAGATAGATAatgagaagagagaaaaaggcAAGGACAGTGGTAAGAATGGTAAACGTGAAAGTTGCCCAGTGTTGGATGAGATAATGAGAGAGGAAGAGGAACAAAAGGAGCGGAGTAATAGGAAAGATTACTGGTTATGTGTGGGGATAGTTGTGAAGGTAATGAGCAAGGCTTTGGCTGAAAAGGGTTACTATAAGCAAAAGGGTATTGTTCGCAAGGTTATTGATAAGTATGTTGGGGAGATTGAGATGATTGAAACTAAGCATGTTCTAAGGGTTGATCAGGAAGAGCTTGAGACTGTCATTCCCCAAATTGGTGGTCTTGTGAGGATCGTTAATGGTGCATATCGTGCATCAAATGCCAGACTGTTAGCAGTTGATACAAAGAACTTTAGTGCTAGAGTACAAATTGAGAAGGGAATATATGACGGGAAGGTTCTCAAGGCTATTGATTACGAAGATATATCAAAAATTGCTGAATAA